The DNA sequence CGCCCCGCCGAGTCCCATCGCGAGGAACACCGTGATCTCCACCGAGCCCGGCAGCCCGTCGGTGGCGCCGGTCGCCGACAGGAAGGAGGGGATCCAGGTCCACAGGGCGTACAGCTCCCACATGTGCCCGAAGTAGCCGAGGTTGGCCAGCCGCGGACCGCGTTGGGTGAACATGGCCAGCGCGTACCGGGCGTTGCGGGCGGGTGCGGCCGGCGCGGCGTACGGGCCGGTCCGTATCAGGACCAGCGAGACGACGGAGCCCGCGAGCCCGGCCCCCGCCGCGGTGAGCAGGACACCGCGCCAGGGCAGGGAGCCCAGCCCGGCGATCAGGTGGGGGAGCGTGGAGCCGAGGGTGAGGGCGGCGATGAGGACGCCCATGGTCCTGCCCCGTCCCGCGCTGCCGGCCCAGGAGGCCATCAGCTTCATGCCGACGGGATAGACCCCGGCCAGGAACATGCCGGTCAGGAAGCGCAGCGGGACCGCGACGCCCGGTCCGTCCGCGGCCAGGGCCAGCACCACGGTGCAGGCGGCGGCCGACGCGGCACTGGCGGCGAGCAGGCGCTGGGGCGGGAAGCGGTCGGCCAGGTTGAGGGCGGTCGAGGCCACGGCCCCGGCGACGAAACCGCACTGCACGGAGGCCGTCAGCCACACCGCCCCGCCCGCCGTGAGCCCCCACTCGTGCCGCAGGCTCGGCACCACCGCCGACATGGAGAACCACACGGCGAGGCCGAGCACCTGCACGGCGGCGATCGCCCCGCGCTGCACACCGACGTTCACAGTTGCCCTCCCGGACCGATCCCTCGTTCTCCGCGCCCCGCACTCCCGTGGCCGAAGGCCGACCCTACGTGCCCGGCACGTCGAGCGCGGCGGCCCCTCCCGGGGGAGCGGGAAGGACCGGTGGAACAGGGGCCGGACCGGCGCTACGAGGTCCAGAACTCGTCGAGGGCCGCGTTGACGGTGTCCGGCTGCTGGGTGTGCGGGTAGAAACCCGGAACGCGCAGCAGCCGGGCACCCAGCGCGCCGGTCAGGGTCTCGGCGCAGGCCATCAGCGGTTCGCCGACGTGCCGGCGGTACAGCTCGGGGGCGTCTTCCCACGTGCCGCAGAC is a window from the Streptomyces capillispiralis genome containing:
- a CDS encoding MFS transporter, coding for MNVGVQRGAIAAVQVLGLAVWFSMSAVVPSLRHEWGLTAGGAVWLTASVQCGFVAGAVASTALNLADRFPPQRLLAASAASAAACTVVLALAADGPGVAVPLRFLTGMFLAGVYPVGMKLMASWAGSAGRGRTMGVLIAALTLGSTLPHLIAGLGSLPWRGVLLTAAGAGLAGSVVSLVLIRTGPYAAPAAPARNARYALAMFTQRGPRLANLGYFGHMWELYALWTWIPSFLSATGATDGLPGSVEITVFLAMGLGGAAGCLLGGWGADRFGRSPAALAALLLSGLCCLASPFLFDAPPLLLFAFCTLWGAAVIADSGVFSTSLSEVADHRYVGTALTGQTAIGFALTVLSIQLTPLLAEAVGWRYAFLLLAPGPLVGALAMRAFGRAVRVAPARAG